Proteins co-encoded in one uncultured Bacteroides sp. genomic window:
- the rimO gene encoding 30S ribosomal protein S12 methylthiotransferase RimO gives MVKNRIDLVTLGCSKNLVDSEQLIRQLEKNGYSVSHDSESPEGEIAVINTCGFIGDAKEESINMILEFAQAKEEGRLKKLYVMGCLSERYLKELSMEIPMVDKFYGKFDWKNLLEDLGKVYDERIHIERSLTTPEHYAYLKISEGCDRKCSYCAIPIITGEHVSRSMEDILDEVRYLVANGVKEFQVIAQELTYYGVDLYKKQMLPELIEKISEVPGVEWIRLHYAYPAHFPTDLFRVMRERNNVCKYMDIALQHISDNVLSMMKRHVTKEQTYALMEQFRKEVPGIHLRTTLMVGHPGETEADFEELKEFVKRVRFDRMGAFTYSEEEGTYSAKKYEDNIPQEVKQQRLDELMAIQQGISAELSAAKIGKCFKVIIDRKEGDYYIGRTEFDSPEVDPEVLIQAADVTLEKGHFYQVRITDADDFDLYAQVIGE, from the coding sequence ATGGTAAAAAATAGAATTGATTTAGTTACCCTAGGGTGTTCTAAAAATTTAGTGGATTCAGAACAGCTGATTCGCCAGCTGGAAAAAAATGGTTATAGCGTATCACATGATTCCGAGTCTCCGGAAGGAGAAATTGCCGTAATTAATACTTGTGGCTTTATCGGCGATGCAAAAGAGGAATCCATAAACATGATATTGGAGTTTGCTCAGGCAAAAGAAGAAGGACGGTTGAAAAAGTTGTATGTGATGGGATGTCTTTCTGAACGCTATTTAAAGGAACTTTCTATGGAAATTCCTATGGTAGATAAATTCTATGGTAAGTTCGACTGGAAAAATCTACTGGAAGATCTTGGAAAGGTATATGATGAGCGTATTCATATTGAGCGTTCGCTTACCACTCCCGAACATTATGCATATTTAAAGATATCGGAAGGTTGTGACAGGAAATGCTCTTATTGTGCAATTCCCATTATCACAGGAGAACATGTTTCAAGAAGCATGGAAGATATACTGGATGAGGTTAGGTATCTTGTAGCAAACGGAGTGAAAGAATTCCAGGTAATTGCTCAGGAACTGACATATTACGGCGTTGATCTATATAAGAAACAGATGCTTCCGGAATTAATAGAGAAAATTTCTGAGGTTCCGGGGGTAGAATGGATCCGTTTGCATTATGCTTATCCGGCTCATTTCCCAACAGATTTATTCCGTGTAATGCGTGAACGCAATAATGTATGTAAATACATGGATATTGCTTTGCAGCATATTAGTGACAATGTGTTGTCAATGATGAAAAGACATGTGACAAAAGAGCAAACATACGCTTTGATGGAGCAATTTCGCAAGGAAGTTCCAGGCATACATTTGCGTACCACTTTGATGGTTGGACATCCTGGTGAAACGGAGGCAGACTTTGAGGAACTTAAGGAGTTTGTTAAACGTGTCCGGTTCGATAGAATGGGGGCCTTTACTTATTCTGAAGAAGAAGGAACTTACTCTGCAAAAAAATATGAAGATAATATACCTCAGGAAGTTAAGCAGCAAAGACTGGATGAACTGATGGCTATTCAGCAAGGCATTTCAGCTGAATTAAGCGCTGCCAAGATTGGAAAATGTTTCAAAGTAATCATTGACCGGAAAGAGGGTGATTATTACATCGGACGTACGGAATTTGATTCTCCGGAAGTAGATCCGGAAGTGCTGATACAGGCAGCTGATGTGACGCTTGAAAAGGGACATTTCTATCAGGTAAGAATAACTGATGCTGACGATTTTGATCTTTATGCACAAGTAATTGGAGAATAA
- a CDS encoding HU family DNA-binding protein: protein MNNKEFITELSNRLGYSTKETSDLVSSAVSVVSEQLQEGNTVIVQGFGTFDVKKKLERISVNPATKQRMLVPPKLVINFKPSNVIKDKFK, encoded by the coding sequence TTGAATAATAAAGAATTTATCACAGAATTATCCAACAGATTGGGCTATTCAACGAAAGAAACTTCCGATCTTGTTTCTTCTGCTGTCTCCGTTGTATCGGAACAATTGCAGGAAGGAAATACTGTTATTGTTCAAGGCTTTGGAACGTTCGACGTGAAAAAGAAATTAGAACGCATATCAGTCAATCCGGCTACTAAACAACGGATGCTTGTGCCCCCCAAACTGGTGATAAACTTCAAACCAAGTAACGTTATTAAAGATAAGTTTAAATGA
- a CDS encoding DUF4295 domain-containing protein: MAKKTVASLQDGNKEGRSYTKVIKMVKSPKTGAYAFDEKMVPNEKVQDFFKK, encoded by the coding sequence ATGGCAAAGAAAACAGTAGCAAGTTTGCAAGACGGAAACAAAGAAGGTCGTTCTTATACAAAGGTTATCAAAATGGTAAAATCTCCAAAAACTGGAGCTTACGCTTTTGACGAAAAAATGGTCCCTAACGAAAAAGTTCAAGACTTTTTTAAGAAATAA
- a CDS encoding CinA family nicotinamide mononucleotide deamidase-related protein: protein MFVEIITIGDELLIGQVIDTNSAWMGKQLNNVGFEVIRVTSVRDREDEILEAVDAAMKRVDVVLMTGGLGPTKDDITKYTLCKYFGTELVFSEEVFENIKRILANRITMNPLNKAQALVPKDCTVINNKVGTASVSWFEKNGKVLVSMPGVPQEMKYNMSEEVIPRLCSRFKMQAIVHKTYTVKNYPESALAIALTDWENQLPECIKLAYLPKSGIVRLRLTGRGNNEDDIRNIVLREGIKLYDILGENVLDENDIPLEEIIGKLLKEQKLTLSTAESCTGGNIAARITSVPGCSAYFKGSVVAYSNEVKNELLQVSEDALNRYGAVSEEVVKEMVKGAMNSLKTDCAVAVSGIAGPDGGTAEKPVGTVWIAAAYGKTIQTLKQSVDFGRELNIERATNNALLLLQEILK, encoded by the coding sequence ATGTTTGTAGAAATAATAACAATTGGCGATGAGTTACTCATTGGTCAGGTAATTGATACCAACTCTGCCTGGATGGGAAAACAGCTGAATAACGTTGGATTCGAAGTTATTCGCGTTACTTCAGTCAGAGACAGGGAGGATGAAATCCTGGAAGCAGTAGATGCTGCGATGAAAAGGGTAGATGTTGTTCTTATGACCGGTGGATTGGGCCCAACCAAAGATGATATTACCAAATATACTCTTTGTAAATACTTTGGTACGGAACTAGTCTTCAGTGAAGAAGTCTTTGAAAACATAAAAAGGATTCTGGCAAACAGAATCACGATGAATCCGTTGAATAAAGCCCAGGCACTGGTACCTAAGGATTGTACGGTTATAAATAACAAAGTGGGAACAGCTTCTGTCAGTTGGTTTGAAAAGAATGGCAAAGTATTGGTCTCTATGCCCGGTGTTCCTCAGGAAATGAAATATAATATGAGCGAGGAGGTCATTCCCAGACTTTGTTCCCGTTTTAAAATGCAGGCTATTGTTCACAAGACCTATACGGTTAAAAACTATCCTGAATCAGCATTGGCTATAGCCCTTACAGATTGGGAAAATCAGTTGCCTGAATGCATTAAACTGGCTTATTTGCCCAAATCGGGTATTGTCAGGTTACGACTTACCGGTAGGGGTAATAATGAAGACGATATAAGAAATATAGTTCTTAGAGAAGGAATAAAGCTTTATGATATTTTAGGCGAGAACGTGCTGGATGAGAATGATATTCCATTAGAGGAAATTATTGGAAAGCTATTGAAAGAGCAGAAGCTTACTCTTTCTACAGCAGAAAGCTGTACTGGTGGGAATATTGCAGCAAGGATTACGTCTGTTCCCGGCTGTTCTGCCTATTTTAAGGGGAGCGTAGTTGCATACTCCAATGAAGTGAAGAACGAATTACTGCAAGTATCAGAGGATGCACTTAATAGGTATGGTGCAGTGAGTGAGGAAGTTGTAAAAGAAATGGTTAAAGGTGCGATGAATTCGCTTAAAACTGATTGTGCTGTAGCGGTATCCGGAATAGCCGGACCGGATGGTGGTACGGCAGAAAAGCCCGTAGGTACTGTTTGGATAGCGGCAGCGTACGGCAAAACAATTCAGACTTTAAAACAGAGTGTAGATTTTGGTAGAGAGTTGAATATAGAGCGGGCAACGAATAATGCTCTTTTATTGCTTCAGGAAATACTGAAATGA
- the rpmB gene encoding 50S ribosomal protein L28 gives MSKICQITGKKAMIGNNVSHSKRRTKRTFDVNLFTKKFYYVEQDCWISISLSAAGLRTINKKGLDAALNDAVTKGYCDWKSIKIIA, from the coding sequence ATGTCGAAGATTTGTCAAATTACCGGAAAGAAAGCCATGATTGGCAACAATGTTTCACACTCAAAAAGAAGAACAAAAAGAACCTTTGATGTGAACTTGTTTACAAAGAAGTTCTACTATGTAGAGCAGGATTGTTGGATCAGTATAAGTCTTAGCGCTGCTGGTTTACGCACTATTAATAAAAAAGGGTTAGATGCAGCATTGAATGATGCGGTAACTAAAGGGTATTGTGATTGGAAAAGCATTAAAATAATTGCTTAA
- a CDS encoding HU family DNA-binding protein produces MGERKNIQNLVDLFSEKKGLSKKDAETFLKEMFVLIEQALETDKYVKIKGFGTFKLIEVDSRESVNVNTGERIEIQGHTKISFAPENGIRDQINKPFSHFETVILNEGTVFDDMSAVEDGSETENDSATSSETEEAAYSSEETAEKTEAAQIADESVEVPVIELKKEDSSAENDEVIDDKPQTVFETQVIFEPQTTASESQVASESQVTSKPQVISEPQAVSESHEASVQSTNENTNPENEEVVPAGNDEKRVADETPVVAKTIESSGHEENKVKDEKAASSKAQETRTQETRTIPQETETDRKNLIQESAESLAVVQTIKSEKETENKTTSKEKEALIEELILAAKTGKINSKTSSSANRSIVFYFVGMVVLLAVFAVAVFTYINNPDFIMSMLPASTEENKADSTMVDSIPAVNDAISMADTIPLTNRRKIEKDTLAAETKEIKAKIDKATSDKIKSDKTKSETKADKAKADKSKTDKKVEKSAISKEQTSEKKKQDSSNSKEQKLEKLNPGDYKIVGTKTTYTVQKGESLVKISKRYYNSKDLWTLIVKHNPKAIENPDYVPAGTVIKIPELRSKL; encoded by the coding sequence ATGGGTGAAAGAAAAAACATACAGAATCTTGTAGACTTATTTTCTGAGAAGAAGGGATTGAGCAAAAAGGATGCTGAAACCTTTCTGAAGGAAATGTTTGTTCTTATAGAACAGGCACTTGAAACGGATAAATATGTGAAGATAAAAGGTTTTGGAACCTTTAAATTAATTGAGGTTGACAGCCGCGAAAGTGTAAATGTAAACACAGGGGAAAGAATAGAAATACAAGGACATACAAAGATATCTTTTGCTCCTGAAAACGGTATTCGTGACCAGATAAACAAACCTTTCTCTCATTTTGAAACGGTTATTTTAAATGAAGGTACCGTATTTGATGATATGAGTGCTGTTGAGGATGGCTCTGAAACGGAAAATGACTCTGCGACTTCTTCAGAGACGGAAGAGGCTGCATATTCCAGTGAAGAGACAGCTGAAAAAACAGAAGCTGCTCAAATTGCTGATGAATCAGTTGAAGTTCCGGTTATTGAACTAAAGAAGGAGGATAGCTCGGCTGAAAATGATGAAGTTATTGATGATAAACCTCAAACAGTTTTTGAAACTCAAGTCATATTTGAACCTCAGACTACTGCGTCAGAATCTCAAGTTGCCTCAGAGTCTCAGGTCACATCAAAACCTCAAGTTATTTCAGAACCTCAAGCTGTTTCTGAATCCCATGAAGCTAGTGTTCAGAGCACTAATGAGAATACTAATCCAGAAAACGAAGAGGTTGTACCTGCCGGAAACGATGAAAAGAGAGTTGCTGACGAAACTCCGGTAGTTGCAAAGACAATAGAATCATCCGGACACGAGGAAAACAAAGTTAAAGATGAAAAGGCTGCGTCTTCTAAAGCTCAGGAAACGAGAACTCAAGAAACAAGAACAATACCTCAGGAGACAGAAACTGATCGTAAAAATCTGATTCAGGAATCAGCAGAGTCGTTAGCTGTGGTTCAGACTATAAAATCAGAAAAAGAGACTGAAAATAAGACTACCTCCAAAGAAAAAGAAGCTCTTATTGAAGAACTTATATTGGCTGCCAAGACTGGAAAGATTAATTCCAAGACGTCATCTTCTGCTAATAGAAGTATAGTATTTTATTTTGTCGGAATGGTTGTTCTTCTGGCTGTTTTTGCAGTAGCAGTGTTTACATACATAAATAATCCGGATTTTATTATGAGTATGTTGCCGGCTTCTACAGAAGAGAATAAAGCAGATTCGACTATGGTTGATTCTATTCCGGCAGTAAATGATGCAATTTCAATGGCTGATACCATTCCTCTAACTAACCGGAGAAAGATTGAAAAAGATACATTGGCTGCTGAAACTAAAGAAATCAAGGCTAAAATAGATAAGGCTACATCGGATAAGATTAAATCAGATAAGACTAAATCAGAGACTAAAGCTGATAAAGCTAAAGCCGATAAGAGTAAAACGGATAAAAAAGTGGAAAAATCTGCCATTTCTAAAGAACAGACTTCTGAAAAGAAAAAGCAGGATAGCAGTAATTCTAAAGAGCAGAAGCTGGAAAAACTTAATCCGGGTGACTATAAAATTGTAGGAACGAAAACTACTTACACTGTTCAAAAGGGGGAATCGCTGGTGAAAATTTCAAAACGATACTATAATTCCAAGGATTTATGGACACTGATTGTGAAGCATAATCCTAAGGCTATAGAAAATCCCGATTATGTTCCGGCAGGTACGGTTATTAAAATCCCCGAATTACGAAGTAAACTCTAA
- a CDS encoding DUF58 domain-containing protein, translated as MEASELIKKVRQIEIKTRGLSNNIFAGEYHTAFKGRGMAFSEVREYQYGDDIRDIDWNVTARFHKPYVKVFEEERELTVMLLIDVSGSLEFGTVKQMKKDMVTEIAATLAFSAIQNNDKIGVIFFSDRIEKFIPPKKGRKHILFIIRELIDFKATSRRTNIRMGLEYLTNVIRKRCTAFVISDFIDSSDFKNALTIANRKHDLVAIQVYDRRVEELPSVGLMKVKDAETGHEQWIDTSSLALRRAHHDWWLKKQTILNDTFTKSNVDSVSVRTDQDYVKALLNLFAKRK; from the coding sequence ATGGAAGCGAGTGAACTTATAAAAAAAGTTCGTCAGATTGAAATAAAGACTCGGGGACTATCGAATAACATCTTCGCCGGAGAGTATCATACTGCCTTTAAGGGGCGTGGTATGGCCTTTTCTGAAGTTCGTGAGTATCAATATGGCGACGATATACGAGATATTGATTGGAACGTGACGGCACGTTTCCACAAACCTTATGTAAAAGTGTTTGAGGAAGAACGTGAGTTAACCGTCATGCTGTTGATTGATGTGTCGGGAAGTCTTGAATTTGGAACGGTGAAACAGATGAAGAAAGATATGGTGACAGAAATTGCCGCCACGCTTGCTTTCTCTGCTATCCAGAACAATGATAAAATTGGAGTAATATTTTTCTCGGATAGAATAGAGAAGTTTATACCGCCAAAAAAGGGTAGAAAGCACATTCTTTTCATCATTCGTGAACTGATCGATTTTAAGGCTACCAGCCGGAGAACAAATATCAGAATGGGGCTTGAATATCTTACGAATGTGATTAGGAAAAGATGTACGGCTTTTGTTATATCCGATTTTATTGATAGTTCTGATTTCAAGAATGCACTGACCATTGCCAATCGTAAGCATGATTTAGTAGCGATTCAGGTTTATGACAGAAGGGTTGAGGAACTACCGTCGGTAGGTCTGATGAAAGTGAAGGATGCCGAAACCGGTCATGAACAATGGATTGATACTTCATCCCTTGCCTTGCGCAGAGCTCATCATGATTGGTGGCTTAAGAAACAGACTATTCTTAATGATACATTTACGAAGAGTAATGTAGATTCGGTCTCCGTTCGTACTGACCAGGATTATGTGAAAGCCTTGTTGAATTTGTTTGCTAAAAGAAAGTAA
- the rpmG gene encoding 50S ribosomal protein L33, whose protein sequence is MAKKAKGNRVQVILECTEHKDSGMPGTSRYITTKNRKNTTERIELKKYNPILKRVTVHKEIK, encoded by the coding sequence ATGGCAAAGAAAGCAAAAGGTAATAGAGTACAAGTTATCCTAGAGTGCACAGAACACAAAGATAGCGGTATGCCGGGAACTTCCCGTTATATTACAACGAAGAACAGAAAGAATACTACAGAAAGAATTGAGTTGAAGAAATACAATCCAATCCTGAAAAGAGTAACAGTACACAAAGAAATTAAATAA
- a CDS encoding MoxR family ATPase — protein sequence MAESIDIRELNERIEKQSAFVTNLMMGMDQVIVGQKHLVESLLIGLLSDGHVLLEGVPGLAKTLAIKTLASLIDAKYSRIQFTPDLLPADVIGTMIYNQKEEAFVVRKGPIFANFVLADEINRAPAKVQSALLEAMQERQVTLSKETFKLPEPFLVLATQNPIEQEGTYSLPEAQVDRFMLKVVIDYPKQEEEKLIIRQNINGSKFDVKPILKADEILEARKVVRDVYLDEKIERYIVDIVFATRYPEKYGLNELKDLISFGGSPRASINLALAARTYAFIKRRGYVIPEDVRAIAHDVLRHRIGLTYEAEASNITSDEIVSKILNKVEVP from the coding sequence ATGGCTGAATCGATTGATATCCGTGAACTGAACGAGCGGATTGAAAAACAGAGCGCATTTGTGACCAACCTCATGATGGGGATGGATCAGGTAATTGTGGGACAAAAACATTTAGTAGAGTCTTTGTTGATTGGGTTACTGTCTGACGGACACGTTCTTCTTGAAGGTGTACCGGGACTAGCAAAGACACTGGCAATAAAAACGCTGGCTTCGCTGATTGATGCAAAATACAGTCGTATCCAGTTCACTCCCGACTTGTTGCCGGCCGATGTTATTGGTACCATGATTTATAATCAGAAGGAAGAAGCATTTGTGGTTAGAAAAGGACCAATCTTTGCCAATTTCGTATTAGCGGATGAAATTAACCGTGCACCGGCAAAGGTGCAGAGTGCACTGCTTGAGGCTATGCAGGAAAGACAGGTAACTTTAAGCAAAGAAACTTTCAAATTGCCTGAACCGTTCCTGGTACTTGCTACACAGAATCCAATAGAGCAGGAGGGCACATATTCGCTTCCTGAAGCACAGGTAGACCGTTTTATGCTGAAGGTGGTTATTGATTATCCAAAACAGGAAGAAGAAAAACTGATTATTCGTCAGAACATCAATGGTTCTAAATTTGACGTTAAACCAATACTGAAAGCTGATGAAATTTTAGAGGCTCGTAAAGTGGTTAGAGACGTTTATCTTGACGAAAAGATAGAGCGATATATCGTTGATATTGTGTTTGCTACACGTTACCCTGAGAAGTATGGCTTGAACGAGCTAAAGGACTTAATCAGCTTTGGTGGATCTCCTCGTGCTTCTATTAATCTGGCACTTGCAGCCCGTACATATGCATTTATAAAGAGACGTGGTTATGTAATTCCGGAAGATGTGCGCGCCATTGCACATGATGTTCTTCGTCACCGTATTGGCCTGACTTATGAAGCTGAAGCTAGTAACATTACATCAGACGAAATAGTAAGCAAGATTCTTAATAAGGTAGAGGTGCCTTAG
- the ftsY gene encoding signal recognition particle-docking protein FtsY, with amino-acid sequence MGFFSFFSKEKKETLDKGLSKTKENVFSKLTRAVAGKSKVDDEVLDNLEEVLITSDVGVETTLNIIKRIEAKVASDKYVNAQELNNILKDEIAGLLMENNSEDLEDFSIPSEKKPYVIMVVGVNGVGKTTTIGKMAYQFKKAGKSVYLGAADTFRAAAVEQLVIWGDRVGVPVIKQKMGADPASVAYDTLSSAVANNADVVIIDTAGRLHNKVNLMNELTKIKSVMKKVIPDAPHEVLLVLDGSTGQNAFEQAKQFTLATEVTSLAITKLDGTAKGGVVIGISDQFKIPVKYIGLGEGIEDLQVFRKKEFVDSLFG; translated from the coding sequence ATGGGATTTTTTAGTTTTTTCTCCAAAGAAAAGAAAGAGACTTTAGACAAAGGATTGTCTAAAACCAAAGAAAACGTCTTTAGTAAGCTTACCAGAGCCGTGGCTGGAAAATCAAAAGTAGACGATGAAGTTCTGGATAATTTGGAAGAAGTTTTAATTACCTCTGACGTTGGGGTGGAAACTACATTGAACATTATCAAACGGATAGAAGCAAAAGTCGCTTCCGATAAATATGTAAATGCACAAGAATTAAATAATATCCTCAAGGATGAGATTGCCGGGTTATTAATGGAAAATAATTCGGAAGACTTAGAGGACTTTAGTATTCCTTCCGAAAAGAAACCGTATGTAATCATGGTGGTTGGAGTAAATGGAGTGGGCAAGACCACTACCATTGGTAAAATGGCCTATCAGTTCAAAAAAGCCGGAAAATCTGTTTATTTAGGAGCTGCGGATACTTTCCGTGCAGCCGCTGTAGAACAATTGGTTATTTGGGGAGATAGAGTAGGAGTACCGGTCATTAAACAGAAGATGGGAGCAGATCCGGCCTCGGTTGCTTACGACACTTTGAGCTCTGCTGTTGCCAATAATGCTGATGTGGTTATTATTGATACAGCCGGTCGCTTGCATAATAAGGTGAACTTAATGAATGAATTGACCAAGATCAAGAGTGTAATGAAAAAAGTTATTCCGGATGCTCCTCACGAAGTTTTGTTGGTTTTAGACGGATCTACCGGACAAAATGCATTTGAGCAGGCAAAGCAATTTACATTAGCCACTGAGGTTACTTCACTGGCGATTACTAAGTTGGATGGAACTGCCAAAGGAGGTGTTGTGATTGGTATTTCTGATCAGTTCAAGATTCCGGTAAAATATATCGGATTGGGTGAGGGAATAGAAGATTTGCAGGTATTCCGCAAAAAAGAGTTTGTTGATTCGTTATTTGGATAA
- a CDS encoding VWA domain-containing protein, with protein sequence MIFANIYYFFLLILLIPYIMWYILKQRKNEASLQISDTRVYAHTPKSYKIYLLHAPFILRVISFVMIVLILARPQTTNNWKNTETEGIDIMMALDISSTMLAEDLKPNRLEAAKNVATEFINGRPNDNIGITLFAAESFTQCPLTVDHAVLLNLFQNIKCGIIEDGTAIGMGIANAVTRLKDSKAKSKVIILLSDGSNNKGDISPLTAAEIAKSFGIRVYTIGVGTNGLAPYPYPTAAGVQYINMPVEIDESTLSKIAETTDGNYFRATSTSKLKEVYHEIDKLEKTKLNVKAYSKRQENYQPFALILFLCILSEALLRNSILKKIP encoded by the coding sequence ATGATATTTGCAAATATTTATTATTTCTTCCTGCTAATACTTCTTATACCCTATATAATGTGGTATATCCTAAAACAACGGAAAAATGAGGCTTCTCTTCAGATTTCCGATACGAGGGTATATGCTCACACTCCCAAAAGCTATAAGATATATTTGCTTCATGCACCATTCATTTTAAGAGTAATTTCTTTTGTAATGATTGTATTGATTCTTGCACGTCCGCAAACTACCAATAACTGGAAGAATACCGAGACTGAAGGAATCGATATTATGATGGCTCTTGATATTTCTTCCACTATGCTGGCTGAAGATCTTAAGCCTAATCGTCTGGAAGCGGCTAAGAATGTGGCTACTGAATTTATTAACGGACGTCCGAATGATAATATCGGGATAACACTTTTTGCAGCTGAAAGTTTTACACAATGTCCGTTGACTGTAGATCATGCGGTTTTGCTGAATCTTTTTCAGAATATAAAATGTGGAATAATTGAAGATGGTACTGCTATAGGTATGGGTATTGCAAATGCGGTAACCAGACTGAAAGACAGCAAGGCAAAATCGAAGGTTATAATTTTATTGTCGGATGGATCTAATAATAAAGGGGATATTTCTCCGCTGACTGCTGCCGAAATCGCCAAAAGCTTTGGAATTAGGGTTTATACTATTGGTGTAGGAACAAATGGTTTGGCACCTTATCCTTATCCAACCGCTGCTGGAGTACAGTATATCAATATGCCGGTTGAAATCGATGAATCTACATTATCTAAGATTGCAGAGACTACAGATGGAAACTATTTTCGTGCAACGAGTACTTCTAAGTTAAAAGAGGTATACCATGAAATCGATAAACTAGAGAAAACTAAGTTAAACGTAAAAGCATATAGTAAGAGACAGGAAAATTATCAGCCATTCGCATTGATCTTGTTCTTATGTATTCTTAGTGAGGCTCTTTTGCGTAACTCTATATTAAAGAAAATACCATAA
- the tsaD gene encoding tRNA (adenosine(37)-N6)-threonylcarbamoyltransferase complex transferase subunit TsaD: MDTIILGIESSCDDTSAAVIRNGVLLSNVVASQAVHEAYGGVVPELASRAHQQNIVPVVNEALKRANVAKEELSAVAFTRGPGLMGSLLVGVSFAKGFARSLNIPMIDVNHLNGHVLAHFIKEKDEDADQPKYPFLCLLVSGGNSQIILVKAYNDMEVLGQTIDDAAGEAIDKCSKVMGLGYPGGPIIDKMARQGNPKAFTFSKPHIPGYNYSFSGLKTSFLYSLRDYLKEDPDFIEHHKNDLAASLEATIVDILMSKLRKVAKDYKIKEVAVAGGVSANNGLRNAFREHADKYGWKIYIPKFSYTTDNAAMIAITGYFKYLNKEFCPMELPAFSRVTM, translated from the coding sequence ATGGATACAATTATATTAGGAATAGAATCTTCCTGCGATGATACTTCTGCTGCTGTTATCAGAAACGGAGTGTTGCTGTCTAATGTGGTTGCCAGTCAGGCAGTGCATGAGGCATATGGTGGTGTGGTGCCCGAACTTGCTTCAAGGGCACATCAACAAAATATTGTTCCTGTAGTCAATGAAGCCTTGAAAAGGGCCAATGTGGCGAAAGAGGAATTAAGTGCTGTGGCTTTTACCCGTGGTCCTGGATTAATGGGATCTTTATTGGTTGGAGTCTCCTTTGCAAAAGGGTTTGCTCGCTCCTTAAATATTCCTATGATTGATGTTAATCACTTGAACGGACATGTGTTAGCTCATTTTATTAAAGAAAAAGATGAAGATGCTGATCAGCCAAAATATCCATTTCTTTGTTTGCTGGTCTCGGGAGGAAACTCTCAGATTATACTGGTAAAGGCATATAATGATATGGAAGTACTGGGGCAGACGATTGACGATGCAGCTGGTGAAGCTATTGACAAATGCTCTAAAGTAATGGGACTTGGTTATCCGGGTGGTCCGATTATTGATAAAATGGCGCGTCAGGGTAATCCTAAGGCGTTTACATTCAGTAAACCGCATATTCCGGGTTATAATTACAGTTTCAGTGGATTGAAAACCTCTTTCCTTTATTCACTGCGTGATTATCTAAAAGAGGATCCTGATTTTATAGAACATCATAAAAATGATCTGGCAGCCTCTTTGGAAGCAACTATCGTGGATATTCTGATGAGCAAACTCAGAAAAGTTGCAAAGGATTATAAGATAAAAGAAGTAGCGGTAGCGGGTGGCGTTTCTGCAAACAATGGTCTTAGGAATGCTTTCCGTGAACATGCTGATAAGTATGGATGGAAAATTTATATCCCTAAGTTCAGCTATACTACAGATAATGCGGCAATGATTGCTATTACAGGATATTTTAAATATCTGAATAAAGAGTTTTGTCCAATGGAATTGCCTGCCTTCTCAAGGGTGACAATGTAG